One window from the genome of Nicotiana sylvestris chromosome 9, ASM39365v2, whole genome shotgun sequence encodes:
- the LOC138878235 gene encoding uncharacterized protein, protein MKAQALAYHLAENPVDDEYQPLSNYFPNEEVNLVEVISEDTNAWKMFFDGAVNAKGVGIGAILILPTGQHYPASARLCFFCTNNTTEYEAFIMGMNMAIDQDVEELSIMGDSNLIILQAQGEWETQNVKLIPYRQYVEYLSKRFKFVEFRYIPRFHNELVDALATLASMLPYTGNVHIDPLEIQIPQRHGYCSVVEIDPDAQTWYHDIKRFLKTKEYPEQASGDQKRTIRMLASGFYFSGEVLYKRTPDLNL, encoded by the coding sequence atgaaagctcaagctttagcgtatcacctagctgaaaatcctgttgatgatgaatatcagcctTTGAGTAATTACTTTCCAAATGAGGAAGTAAATTTAGTTGAGGTAATttcagaagacaccaatgcttggaaaatgttcttcgatggagctgtgaatgcaaaaggtgtcgggattggggcaattttgatcttacccactggtcagcactatccggcCTCAGCCCGACTTTGTTTTTTCTGCACGAACAACACTACTGAGTATGAAGCCTTCATTATGGGCATGAACATGGCAATTGATCAGGATGTGGAAGAATTGTCAATCATGGGAGACTCGAACTTGATTATCCTACAagctcaaggtgaatgggaaactcagaATGTTAAGCTTATTCCATACAGGCAATATGTTGAATATCTTAGCAAGCGGTTCAAATTtgtcgagttcaggtacattcctcggtttcacaatgagttggtcgatgcactagctactttggcctcgatgctacCATATACAGgcaatgtccacattgacccATTGGAAATCCAAATTCCACAAAGACATGGTTATTGCAGCGTAGTTGAAATAGATCCTGATGCTCAaacatggtatcatgatatcaaaagattcttgaaaacaaaagaatatcccgagcaagctagtggagaccaaaagaggaccattagaaTGCTTGCTAGTGGCTTCTATTTTAGCGGAGAGGTCTTGtataaaaggactccagatctgaacctttaA